The DNA segment tatttgagacagggtttctctgtatagcccctgctgtcctgaaactcaccctgtagaccaggctggccttgaactgagatatctacctgtctctgcctcctgagtgctgggatttaaggcacacAGTACCATCTCCCACCTACCTTCAAGTAAAttctaaatggaaaaaatattttagattatttcATGAAATAGGTTCTTATATGACTTTTTCTTCCTTCGTTTTCAGAGATGCATTTGCTTATGTCCAAGAAAGGAGATTTTGTATTAATCCTAATGCTGGATTTGTCCACCAACTTCAGGTAATGAACTCCTATGTCCACTCTGTTTAAGGCAGAGTATAGAATGATTGAAATGGCTTGTCTATACAATTTAGGTATAGAATTTACTTTCTAAATACTTGATATTATTATAATCTGACTAATCTGATGATTATTCcagttttcatctttatttaaataattttgtttattatatagctctggctgtcctggaattcagcgagatctgcccctctgcctctgaagcaaaggcaggcatatcACTGTGCATTCAAGactagtaaaaacaaacaaacaaataacagcttttagggctagagagatggctcagcaggtaagggcactgactgttcttttagaggtcctgagttcaagttccagcagccacatggtggttcacaaccatctgtaatgggatccgatgctctcttctggagtgtctgaagacagcaacagtgtactcatagaataaaataaaaataaattaatcttttaaaaaaacaaaaaacaaacaaaaagactgggGAATATAGCTAGCAGCAGACTGCTTTCTCACCCAGCTTGCTAGCATGGGTAAGGCTTTAGGTTCATTTCCTAGTGGCAGGGTAAAGAAGTATTTGATGAAGTCACATTTGCCAGTATGCTGtcacacacctgcaatctcaAAAGGAAGGAGGATCAGAGgaaaggccagcctcagctaaaCAGCATATTGGAAGCCAGCCTCAGTTCTTTGAGATTGTgtcaggagggagggggaagaggaggaagaagggaaaaacaTTTCAAAGGCAGAACACTCCAGCACTCAGGCATGCAGAGGATTTGGAAATAAGACTAGCAAAGGAGATGGCTAGTGATAGAGCAAGAAGATTCTGGTGCTCTGATTTGGGGGATGGAAGATTGAAGACTTTGCAAAAGGAAGGAGTTTCGAGTCCTTGTGGGGAAGATAAACTTGTTcagggaaaactaggaaaagataattttgtttttattgattcttaGAACCATTTAATAAACTTACAGATTTAAGTTTTGGGTCCCTCTATCCTTTGGGCTATTTTAACATACAGAATTAAACCACTATAGTTAATGCCCAATGGCAGAAGGTACATTGTGTCTGGCGGTGAGCTATTGAACTTGGTTCATTCCTTTTGTAAGAGTATTCTTCCCTTTGTCTATAAACTACGAATACAAAGGTATAcatttgtatacatttttttttttttttggtttttcgagacagggtttctctgtgtagccctggctattacATTCATCTTTTATCTGAGCTATTTAAAATCCTTTTTTTAGGAATATGAAGCCATCTACTTAGCAAAATTAACAATACAGATGATGTCACCACTCCAAATAGAAAGGTCCTTAGCTGTTCATTCTGGTACCACAGGTAAggggtttgcttgcttgtttgttttgtagaaaattaaagagaaaggtAATAGTGATGGAAGTAGAAAAGAAGCACCTATTACACATTTCACATACTGCTGAGCAATCTGTTTAGAAATGCTGAGGAAACTAAAGAATTTCAAAGGATTAGCAGTCTAACATGTActatttcttcttattattatgttATGCATAAACTATAATGCATAGCCAATTATAATAACCAGTTGAATCTACTGTGTTTAATTTTAACTCTGTTAAGTTATATAACTATTATAAGATTGAAATAAGACCAGTCTGGATAACGTGGCTGACACTAAAAATGCCATTGCTGGATATGGTGGCAagcctataatctcagccctggggctggagagatggctcagcggttaagagcactgactgctcttctgagttcaaatcccatatggtggatcacaacccTCCGTAACGAGAtcggacgccctcttctggagtgtctgaagacagctacagtgtacttacatataataaataaatcttaaaaaaaaaaaaagtctcagtcCTGggtgatggaggcaggaagattatatcaagaccttgtctcagaacaaaatgaaaaaagtgaTTAATACATAAAAAAGTGTGTTTCAAGTTCAACAGTGCAATTCAAGTTATCTCAATTTCTCTTTGCTCCTGtcttgagtttttgttgtttttaagctttattatgagtgtttgcctgcatgtatgtacacacacatatactacgtGCATGCCAGGTTTCTGAGAAGATCAGAAGATGGCAGCAAatgtctggaactggagttatagatggttgtaagccaccaagtAAATACTAGGAACCAAAGCTaggtcctctgaaggagcagtgggttcttaactgctgagccatccttcctACTATGTAGTGCTGGATGGCCCAGAATtagccatgtagcccaggctagcttggaactcaccTAGCTACTTTGCTGCTTGTGGTATCCCAACGTGAAGTTCTCACTGTGCGTTCATTCAATAACCTGTAGGTAGTGTGAAGAGAACACATGAGGAAGATGACGACTTTGGAAACATGCAAGTGGCAACCGCACAGAACGGCTGACCTGTGAGGACTGTTACATGGGTGTGAGCTTCCATCTGGAAAGGAGAGGATCCTAGTGATGATAATGTGAAATGGTAAACTCACAAATACTTTCTTTTCAATTATACATTGCTTCCAGACATGTTTCTCTGCAACACTTTAAGATGTTGGACTTATGCAGTAGATGGCACTGATGGGTGATGggtttacttaaaaaaaagagaaaaaaagaaacaaaaaaacctttatgGTTTTATTATAAACCAAGAATTTTGGACTTGCAAAGAGGTATTATTGCAATAATGCACTTTTCATACTTGAAATTTATTTGTATGATATAAAGTTATTACTTTAAACAAAATACAAGTTAGGGGGATTTGTTTATAGATTTTGGATAATTTATAACAAAAAAATTTCCTAATGTTTCCTAAAAACTCATTTTgtgttatatatattacatttaagGTAATTTTACAGTTCAATTTTATGATGAAGCCTCTTACAAAAACATTAACAAAATGTAGAACTTGTCCACATTTTTTAGTATAATTCAGTAACTTGAttaccatttttttaaacttcttggTCCCGTATCTTTAAATCATGACTTTAGCCAACTAGCCTACTTTACAATTTAATACAGTTAATACTTCCTTTCTAATTGCCTCCCTTATTCTAAATGAGAAAAGTTGAAATGATTAAAGAAAGAGGTCTTACTTTCTAAAACCAGATACTCCAAAAAATAAGGATAGTGTTATATTTTCCACATGACttttttctctttgctgtttAAGCCAAATGTAGACTTGGTCTTTTCAGAGTTGCTGAGCTCTTCTAACTTTTGTCCAAAATGGTTCAAAGTAGACCAAACCAATGTAGCACTGTTTCTTCAATATGAAACCCCCAAAAGAAAAGTGCCTTGcatcaacaaacaagcaaatcctCATGACTTCTAAATTAGTATATAAAGCAGTGAACAGCTATTAACGTTTTTCTGtaatttcttgttttaaaatcataaattaaATCTGATGCTTGAAGAAAGTAAATTATTTGGAATGAGACACTTCCTTCTATTTTCTGTTAATTATTTCTCTGAGGTTCAGCTGACAGCTTTGCTTTGAAGATGTATCCATTGGGGAAAGCAATTTGTGGGTGGCTTCAGTGTATTGTAGATTACTGTTTTAACTTGTTCCTAAATTAATTCAAATTTGTACCATAATTTGCATTAGCAAAATCATTTTATGGCTCTTTAGTTTTCCATGTTTTTATCTATATGTATAAAAGTTGTTCTACAAAAAACATTTTACTACTGTAAATGTGATGTGCAGAAGAGAGAAGTGTTTTTAACTTTTGTACATGATGACTTTAGGGTAGCACAAACACAgctcctttatatatatatagctcaCGTGTCTCAGCCCTCTTTCGAGGTGCTTTACGGTTGGGAATGATGCCCGCACACTCCCAGGGTACCATGAGGCACTGTGTAAGGTAACAGGTTGCACTTAAGTTCCTTGCTTTGCTCACCACCCTATGACATCAACAGTATAGAAAGGTTCTTTGTCCTTCACAGTAGGAGCCTGAATATAAACCAGAATTACTGTTACCTTGATTTCTAGCCTCTTCTGGTTTCCCATCCCATCTCCTATCTTTCAGCTCTGAAAAAAAGCATTGCTTTTAATTCTGTTGTGTCACAGGCATGGTGGTCTAGCAGAGCCAAGATTACATTGGGTATTCAAAAATCCCTGTATACATACAGGCCAACAAAGATCTCTCTTGGAGTCAACCCATAATCCATGGCTCACTGAACAGAAATTGTGATTAAAGCaatctctattttaaaaaaattggatttTCAAGATGAGACATGTgaagtaactttttaaaataagttttataaaaatacatgttCCTCTTTAAATAGGAGTCTGTCCAAAAACAGAGGTTATTGACATTCATTTGTAGCTggtaattttccatttttctatccactgtcatttttttcttctcacataAAGTGCCTATCCAGCACGATATACTGGAGACAGTCTCAGACACTAGGGACTGCCACCATGTTGAGCACAGTTGATGTGGACAGATGAAGTTTGTCCTTTCATAAGAAGCCTccaagtttcttttcttcctctgtatttACTGTCAGTAGCTGTCTTAGGTTCCATTTCTAGTGATGTTTTGTAAGTTAACTATGATAAATTTATCCAATCATGATTTATTCTCTAGACAACTTGAATAATGTATGAATGTCCACCCAGTTTCAGTATTAAATATGAAAGCTGGGTTCATAATTAAAACTATACATTTTCTTATCAAAACTTAGGGAACTTCATTACTCCCCATTTGAAAGTTTGAGACAGCTCCTGGAAACTGGAGTGGAGAAGGGAGTCTTCTCCTAGTTTAACTGATTCATGCTAGTTTCTTGTCTATTAGATGTTATACCAACTCTATAGTAGGAATGTTCAAGTGTGATAACTTTGCTACCAACTTTCAACCGCTTGTAGAACAGAATATTCATTTGAAGGGGTGTAGGGCTGTACTTAATCTACTTAATCTGAGTCTAGAAGTAATGTCAGAAAATGCTAAGCATGTCCTTTGTAATAAAACATAAGGTTCTTAATTGTTTAACTGCTATGGAATTCACATGAATTAGAAGTATTTAAGTGCAATCTTGAATTATGAAGTTGGATGTATATATTAGGATGTCAACTTGATGTAAAGTAAATGAGCAGTTACCTGATGGATCTTTTTAAATAACCGGTTTAATTCACAATCCTAAAGCATAACTTCACGTCAGTATTTACAGTATCTTTGTCCATTCAACAACACTCCAATGAGCAAATAGTAGGAAATAGCTGAGAATTACTCaaggattttgtttatttatttttattaggaaaATAAGTTTCTAGAGTCTTGAGTGCTGGATAATTCTTTTGTCTTTCCCATCCAtggcagctaaaaaaaaaatcactcaaaatATTCAGGTTTACATGTTCTGCTCTCTTACAGGGAGCTACCATACCTCACAGTTCAAAGTGTTTTCTCAATCAGTAACATGATACTGACATGTAATTGCAATTTACTATGCAGCAAAAATGACTCAAGAACAGTAACATATGTGTCTCTTTACCTCTGTATAGGCAATTGCTTACGTTATTCTACTTTTAACATTTGTACTCAGATAAAATGCTTATGTATGTATAGGAATGTCACAGTGCAAGATGCTGCTAGCCTGGGCACaaagtattaaaattattttgtgaagACTGGTGGTTGTATTAAAACTCTTGTGCCATTGTACTTGCAATGATTGAGAAGCTCATTCATATTCCTTATGCCTCAAGACCTCTTTGTCTTCTGGGTAGAAGTAACCCAGCTTTACTCCCACAGATTAAGGTGagtaaaaatttaataatattaaaacGGTTTCAGTTGGTGACATGCTACAACTGTTTCTGTAAGACGATTTAAGAGAAAACACAACTCCATGGGTTTTATTGAAATACTAACATCACAGACTGTCTTACCAAAGAGtttaatgttaaaaaataaagtgcTAAATTTTACTTTGGGGAAAAGGCTTTTTTTAACATAGATAAAACCTAATGAAGCTGTGTCATGGTTACAGAACTAAAGAACTCTGAAAATCAAAGACAAACCTAATGACTGCAGGAAAATCCAAAGTCCAATTGAAGTACAAAGATACTTAAACCTAGGGTATTAAGAGCCAGGTCTTAACCTAATAGACTGAAGCTGatcatggtggtacatgcctggaaTACCAGTTCTTAGAACATGTGTGAGGGGTTCCAGGATATCCTGggcaccctgtctcaacaaaaaagaaaaacacaagacaAGATTCTAACATGAAAGACTATTCATATAAACAAGTTTAATGTAATAACATGGAATGCAAAAGATTAGAACCACTATTAATAAAGTATctgattctattttaaaaatcatttaaataaaacagaaaggacaGGGATCAGAATAATAGTACCATTATAATCACATTAAATAGAAAAGCTACCATCATTTTAAAGCTATACTAAATTTAGGAAgtactgaacatttttttgtgACTCAAAGGCTTCAAATGTCAATGGTACGGAAACCAGGGTAGCAGCTCTGGGAGCTGCTCATTGACAAATGAAAAGGACCCTGGATAATTCTAATACCATGTGACAGGTGGCAGGTGGTACAGTATCTGCACAAAACTTTACACTTAGTAAATCGTTATTTAAGCTGTTGTACCTTgtcccatttttcttttgttgctttAAAAAGACTGCAGGGTTAGGATCAACAACAAATATGTATCTGGTGGTCATGATAACAGAAGTGTCCAATGAGAAATGGTGCACCTTAAGTCTATTTAGATGTAtgagacaaaaataattttatggtaagAAACACCCTtattcaatatatatgtatatacatatatttaaaaatgagcaGCATAGAGCAGACATGTTTACTACCCATACACTTGACTACCAAGAAATGAAGACAAACTTTAGAAAAATACAATGCAAGAAAAGATTCAAGTTGAAAATATATTCCTTTGGTTAAAAATCCTCCCCTTTATTTGTATTCCCAGCATCCTCCCAGGTTACTACACACTGGCACACCACAGTGTACTTCAGTCTAGTAGTTAGGGAGCTCACTGGGCTGCAGCAACAAAAATGAACTCTAAAACAGTTATTTAAGCTTTGTAGCATTAACCTCTTGATGGTGGTTTTTACTTTAGGAACCTCCGACACATGTAATTTTCTTCAGATACTGTATAGTCAAACTTTTTGTAGAAACCAACATTTTGTGGTAGACATTCAAGGGTGATCTTGTAACAGTTCAATTTCTTGCTTAGCAAAGTAAGAGTTGATAATAACCTGAAAAAAAGGATAAGAAGACAGCATTAACCAAAATGGGCCTTGATAATGACACAGATTAGtgttacataaaaataatagtatTGATTCAGTATATATAAGCTTAGATCGTGGTCTTTCCAATAAtactaaccccacccccaccctacccccacccgagacagggtttctgtcctcgaactcactctgtagaccaggctgtcctcaaactcagaaatccacctgcctctgcctcccgagtgctgggattaaagacgtgcgccaccactgcccagaccaATAATACTCCTTTAAGTGTTCAGATTATTAAGTTGATAAACATTTAAGTCGCTGAAGCATTTTTATTCTGTTTCAAACACGTTAGCCTCCAGACTGTTAATAAATAACTCACCCTCTTTTATTATGGGCGGAGGGACACACCAGCAGCACAAGGGTGAAGGTTGTTTCCTGTAGTtctctcctttctgctttcttgGGATCAAACTGAAGATTACTCCCAAGTGTGGCAACTCTCACCCCCTTGCTAACCATATGAGAGGCTGGAGTGCTAGGCTGCTTGCCAAACCTGTGTGAAGCTCTAGCTTCAGTCCCAATGCTGGGGTTAGGGGAACcaaacacagcaaaacaaacagaaagacactAAAATGCATCAGGTTTTAAAAAACATAGCCCATGTTATTTTTTTGTGAAAGGTCTCTAGCTAGCTTTGGTGACACAGACCAAACAGGAAGCTCTGGAATTAAAGGTCGTCTTCCACCACAAAGCAACAGGAGACCttaactcaaaaaagaaacccCAAAATATCTTTGTTCCAGGTtggggggtgtagctcagtgatatTGTAAGGTTGCAGGGTGGGGGTACCTTTATGTTTTCTCCAACTGAAAGCATTTGCCAGGTTCACATAAAATGAGTATGAAATAGCTATGttcttgagacagtctcattggctggcctggaactggctatgCATTAACCcgcagatctgcctgcccctgcctgttGAGAGCTGTCTTCAATCATTTTATAAAAGCtactttttaaaggaaatatgGATCAGATTAACTCAAGATTAGTCTGAATCGATTTAATTTCAGTACTAGGAAAAAGAgagatctcagagtttgaggccagcatggtctacagagtgagtgttcAGCCAGggatgtacagagaaaccctgtctgaaaaaaagcAAACTGTGCTAACTGAAGGGTCTTCTGTTGTGTGTATATTTAGACGCGATCTTgtcatatagtccaggctggtcttgagcttgAGGTGACTGTCCTGCCAATTTTATAGTTAGGCACATCCTTTGTCATTCTTGAAAAACAACGTTCATGTTCTAATGTTTTAGACATGACTAGTTGCCTGGATTAGAATAGTAGAAACTGGTGCAGTTCATACATCAAGGATCCCAATGCTTAGGGACTACATGATGCATACCCGATGCCTATTTATTGAGTAGACTCATTAAAACTCAGAGGTTATATCTAAATACAAGTTCTTCTACTCATAGCCTGGCAGTTCTCCTATGCAAATATTAAACATTGCCTTTGATTTGTATCTGACAAAGGAGCTGAATACTCACTGTGACTTGCTTGAGTCTGAGAATGCTAGTATTGAGAGTTAAGGAGGTTACTTTTCATAAGCCAGACCTGTTTTCACCTACTCCAGactctgaggcagaaggatcacaagttcataGCGCGACTGAATTAATGAGACTTgtctcccagcactcaggaggcaagtgggtctctgtggCTTTGGGTCTGCAAACAGAGTttgcagagttccaggacagccaggggtacacagaaaaaccttgtctcaaacacaacggggctggagagatggctcagtggttaagagcactgactgctcctctgaaggtcctcagctcaaattccagcaaccacatggtggctcacaaccatctgtacccgtctgatgccctcttctggtgtgtctgaagacagctacagtgtatttacatgtagtaataaataaataaataaataaataaatagataaatagataaataaataaataaatcttaaaaaaaaaagaaatacagagggAGTAGGGGTTGGAGGGAGTGGTATCAAGGAGACTGCTTGCAACATTCCTCAGTTAGCAGAACactacttgcctagcatgttagAGTTAACAGTACCATACAAATACGCACAGTTCAATTACATGTTACTCTTGGTAAATGATATGTTTTCAGTTCTCAAACTATGAGGTAAACCTAACAAAACTGTACttaatttttcattaaattcaGTCTAAGATACAGGAGAATGAGTTCAGAATTAAAGAAGGTcagaaataaattagaaaaatcttaaaataagttTCTCTTAAAATAAGTTTCTCGGCAAGAGGCCAAACTGGGACAGAAACCATACAGTTTCCATGGTTACGTGTACATACTTACAGTTTGCCGAGTTGCTTCCCTCTGCACTCGTCACTAACGACGACATCTTCTACTCTCCCTCTCTGCAAACAATCACAGTACTACAGGATGAGCCTTCAGCCTGTTTTCTACTAAACAATAGTTGCTAATTACAGTTTTTACTTTTTCACAGAGGAAACAGGAAAATCAGTTTCTccttaaccatttttttttagctCTATGCTCAACCTGCCCTCTGTACTGCTAAAGCAGAGCTCTAAACCCCAATCCCCATAATGCAATCTTGTCATAAACAGAGCATATCCAAAaagagtgtgtgaatgtgcatctGCATTTGTGAATGGCTTTTGTGGAAGTTGAACTACAACTTGTGGGAATTAGTTCTTTCCTCCCACTGTGCTGATCTCAGTGCTAGGACTTGGGTTGTTGGGCTTGGTGGCCAACCTCTTGAGCCATCTTATTGCTGGCTCATCTATCTGAATTTCATTGTATTGTAATTTGCAGAAACTCCAGAAGTATCTTCTGCTAAGGAGCAGTGAACGGTTACTGGAACATTGATTTTGCTAATGAAGTTTTCCAAGTTGGTTTCATTAGAAAATATCTGTGTGCTTTATTCATAGGCATTAATGTGAGTACATACCTTAGCACATGAATGGATAAATTTATGTTCTATTATCAGAGTTGCTGTAGCCACAATTTGTCCTAGGGTCACATCTTCCACAACTGTAACGTAGTAATCTCCAGACTTCTTCATATGCTCAAAAGATTCTGTCAGGAAATGTCAAAAAGTGTTAGATAGTATGCATTTCTAGTTTACTGAATTCAAGAAAAGCACCAAGCCTGTGTGACTTCATCTTTGAATGTTGACGCTATTTTGCCTCAGTGAAAGCAAGTGAAGTAAATTgagcttttgaggcagggtctcactatatcaCTCTGGGTGTTCTGggacttcctctgtagatcagattggcctgtctctaacccacccacccccgccccccaagcTCTGGAACTAAGAAAGGGTGTGCACTTTAAAATTTAGTTTCCTCTTCTAAAAATACtacattatttaaaacattaaggAGTTGAAATACCAACGGTCAGCACtaggtggtccacacctttaaagTCGTCTGTTAGTACAGAATGGGGACGTAACCCTGAGGTAGAGAGTGATGTTACTTGGTTTAGTttgcagaaacacacatacaatctGCTAGCAAAGTAAGACTGAGTTCTTTCAGATGAACAACACAGAATTACAGAGAAACTGTGCATGTTGCCATTTCTGTGACTAATTAAAACGTCAATATCTTCCCACTTAATTTACATTTATCTAAAACTAACACTCAACAGATACTCAAAGAACAAAACTGCAGGTTATTATAAGAGTATATTATATCCACAATTCAGTCTTGGCTTCAGTGTACTTTAACAAAACAGTTTTCCACTTGTTTTCCAATGTTTCATgattatgtatttgtttctttagaAATAGGATCTTTGCTGTAATAGCACCTTACAAAGATGAGAGATACATCCCCATTTAAACAACTTTTCCAAAGTCATACAAACAATGTTTAATACTTTGTATTGCTAGAAAAAGCTACACTTTCTCATCTCTTCTGATATGAGAAACTCAGATATTGTTTATTTTCAAAGTCTCATTCTATATAGGTCCCAATCTGGGGGGGAGAGGAAATAATTCAATgagggaaaataaacaaaactatagAATATTGATCTTCATTCTCAGCCTAGTTGGAGAAATTACCGACTAAAGGAGCTGCATTAATAGAAAATGGGAATAGACTGAGTTACGACACTGGATAAAGCTAAGAAGGTTCCATCTCTCTTGGCAATAATTAACTGTGATATCGGGTACGACTGATTCTTTTTGGAAACCCATTTTCTCATGTCTCAAAGGGAGAAGGGGATTGTTAGACTAAGAT comes from the Mus musculus strain C57BL/6J chromosome 14, GRCm38.p6 C57BL/6J genome and includes:
- the Gnpnat1 gene encoding glucosamine 6-phosphate N-acetyltransferase isoform X1, yielding MKPDETPMFDPSLLKEVDWSQNTAIFSPAISPTHPGEGLVLRPLCTADLNKGFFKVLGQLTETGVVSPEQFMKSFEHMKKSGDYYVTVVEDVTLGQIVATATLIIEHKFIHSCAKRGRVEDVVVSDECRGKQLGKLLLSTLTLLSKKLNCYKITLECLPQNVGFYKKFDYTVSEENYMCRRFLK